A genomic region of Prevotella scopos JCM 17725 contains the following coding sequences:
- a CDS encoding gliding motility protein GldB produces the protein MKYLYCILLVVLFTCVGCQFRLSSDDMKENSMLLEIDRYDRLEYRYLTTGDFSALQQMNTEYPIETRTLIENVVKIGEITDPDINTKFLKFYQDTTLQSVIAAVESEYVNTEDLDHQFSTAFARLKQSLPDIALPRVYTQISALDQSIVVGNGTIGISLDKYLGPNFPLYAQFYTPTQRKQMSREYILPDCLTFYLVSVYPLQQFESRPQLERDLQIGKIQWIVNQVMTKRIYHSRYEEAVENYMKKNPKTSYEELLRMADFSKFKVLEN, from the coding sequence GTGAAATATCTCTATTGTATATTGTTAGTTGTTCTGTTCACCTGTGTTGGTTGTCAGTTCAGACTTTCATCTGATGACATGAAAGAAAATTCTATGTTATTAGAGATAGATCGCTATGACCGCTTAGAATATCGTTATCTGACGACGGGTGATTTCTCTGCACTCCAGCAGATGAACACGGAGTATCCTATTGAAACGCGTACACTAATAGAAAATGTCGTGAAGATAGGTGAGATTACCGACCCAGACATCAATACAAAGTTCTTGAAGTTTTATCAAGATACAACCTTGCAGTCTGTTATTGCTGCCGTAGAGTCTGAGTATGTCAATACGGAGGATTTGGATCATCAGTTTAGCACAGCATTCGCACGACTGAAACAGTCGTTACCTGATATTGCCCTCCCAAGAGTCTATACTCAGATTTCGGCTTTGGATCAGAGTATCGTGGTAGGTAATGGTACAATTGGTATCTCACTTGACAAGTACCTTGGTCCTAACTTCCCATTGTATGCGCAGTTCTATACGCCAACACAGCGTAAGCAAATGTCACGTGAGTATATCCTTCCAGATTGCTTGACGTTTTATTTGGTGAGTGTCTATCCTTTACAGCAATTTGAATCGCGACCGCAGTTGGAGCGCGATTTGCAGATTGGCAAGATACAATGGATTGTCAATCAGGTTATGACAAAGCGCATTTATCATAGTCGATATGAGGAAGCTGTGGAGAATTATATGAAGAAGAATCCTAAGACCTCGTATGAGGAACTGCTTCGTATGGCAGACTTTTCTAAGTTTAAGGTTCTTGAGAATTAG
- a CDS encoding glycosyltransferase family 2 protein encodes MKVAVVILNWNGRRMMEQYLPSVLTFSREEADIIIADNASTDDSVAWLKASYPNIRVIELTENYGFAEGYNRALKQVDSEYYVLLNSDVEVTHHWLTPLIEEMDAHEEIAACQPKLLSVANLDAFEYAGASGGFIDRYGYPFCRGRIFDTIEEDNGQYDDAEEVLWATGACLMIRATDYWAAGGLDGRFFAHNEEIDLCWRLHQMGKRIFCFPESYVYHVGGGTLPKSNPRKTFLNFRNNLTMLWKNLPEEDLKHVMRVRWFLDYLAAFQTLILNRNWGEFKAIFAARHAFKKWRHEFERLPNRPDERIERREKLPFCTCDGRKRYALLWQYYVKGRKVFSDLPE; translated from the coding sequence ATGAAGGTAGCAGTTGTTATTTTGAATTGGAATGGGCGACGCATGATGGAGCAATATCTTCCTTCTGTGCTGACCTTCTCGCGTGAAGAGGCAGATATTATCATAGCCGATAATGCTTCAACAGATGACTCTGTCGCATGGTTGAAAGCTTCTTATCCAAATATCCGTGTGATAGAACTGACAGAGAACTATGGCTTCGCAGAAGGTTATAATCGTGCTCTCAAGCAGGTGGATAGCGAATATTATGTATTGCTGAATAGCGATGTTGAGGTGACGCACCACTGGCTTACGCCTCTCATTGAGGAGATGGATGCCCACGAAGAGATAGCTGCCTGTCAGCCAAAGTTACTCTCAGTAGCCAATCTTGATGCCTTCGAGTATGCTGGTGCATCAGGAGGTTTCATTGACCGTTATGGTTATCCCTTCTGTCGTGGGCGCATCTTTGACACGATAGAAGAGGACAATGGACAGTATGATGATGCAGAGGAGGTTCTTTGGGCAACGGGGGCTTGCCTGATGATACGAGCTACGGATTATTGGGCTGCAGGTGGATTGGATGGGCGGTTCTTTGCGCATAATGAAGAAATTGACCTCTGTTGGCGACTGCATCAGATGGGTAAACGCATCTTCTGTTTCCCCGAAAGTTATGTCTATCATGTTGGAGGGGGCACATTACCGAAGTCAAACCCACGCAAAACCTTCCTGAACTTCCGTAATAACCTGACGATGTTATGGAAGAACTTACCTGAAGAAGATCTCAAGCACGTGATGCGTGTAAGGTGGTTCTTAGACTACTTAGCTGCATTCCAAACGCTGATATTGAATCGAAATTGGGGCGAGTTCAAGGCAATATTTGCGGCACGGCATGCGTTTAAGAAGTGGCGACACGAGTTTGAGCGCTTACCTAATCGTCCTGATGAGAGGATTGAAAGGCGAGAAAAACTTCCGTTCTGTACATGCGATGGTCGTAAGCGGTATGCTCTCTTATGGCAGTATTATGTGAAAGGACGTAAGGTTTTTAGTGATCTGCCTGAATGA
- the mtaB gene encoding tRNA (N(6)-L-threonylcarbamoyladenosine(37)-C(2))-methylthiotransferase MtaB, producing MIDTAAFQGKTAKFYTLGCKLNFSETSTFARTLYNMGVREAKKSEQADICLINTCSVTEVADHKCRQIIRRMVRNNPGAFVIVTGCYAQLESATVAKIEGVDLVLGSNEKADLVQYLSDAWNKVDTTKEKESEGEYHSVRTKDIKSFQASCSRGNRTRYFLKVQDGCNYFCTYCTIPYARGFSRNPTIESLVAQAEEVAGEGGKEIVLTGVNIGDFGKTTGESFLDLVKALDKVEGIQRFRISSLEPDLIDDELITYCAESRAFMPHFHIPLQSGSDEVLELMHRRYDTALFAHKIKLIKEKMPDAFIGVDVMVGSRGERPEYFEDCYNFLDSLPVTQLHVFPYSERPGTAALSIPYVVDEREKKHRAHKLLKLSDEKTRAFYAAHIGQEANVLFEKAARGKAMHGFTDNYIRVELSPNQAKEEYDNQILRVRLGEFNFDQSSLKAELL from the coding sequence ATGATAGATACAGCAGCATTTCAAGGCAAGACAGCCAAGTTTTATACGTTGGGTTGTAAGCTCAATTTCTCAGAGACAAGTACCTTCGCGCGTACATTATATAATATGGGCGTACGTGAGGCGAAGAAATCTGAGCAAGCAGACATTTGTCTGATCAATACCTGTTCAGTTACAGAAGTTGCTGACCATAAGTGTCGTCAGATTATCCGTCGTATGGTACGCAACAACCCTGGTGCTTTTGTTATTGTCACCGGTTGTTATGCACAGCTTGAGAGTGCAACAGTGGCTAAGATTGAAGGTGTCGATCTGGTATTAGGTAGTAATGAGAAAGCCGACCTTGTCCAATATCTTAGTGATGCATGGAATAAGGTTGATACAACAAAGGAAAAAGAGTCAGAGGGCGAATACCACTCTGTACGTACAAAGGATATTAAGAGTTTTCAGGCAAGTTGTTCGCGTGGTAACCGTACACGCTACTTCTTAAAGGTACAAGATGGTTGCAATTACTTCTGTACTTATTGTACCATACCTTACGCACGTGGTTTCTCACGTAACCCAACGATTGAGTCGCTTGTTGCACAGGCGGAAGAGGTAGCTGGTGAGGGCGGAAAGGAAATAGTACTTACGGGAGTTAACATTGGTGACTTTGGTAAGACAACGGGTGAAAGCTTCTTAGACCTCGTTAAGGCATTAGATAAGGTAGAGGGAATACAGCGTTTCCGTATTAGTTCGCTGGAACCCGACTTGATCGATGATGAGTTGATAACTTATTGTGCAGAGTCACGAGCATTTATGCCACATTTCCATATCCCACTTCAGAGTGGGTCTGACGAGGTGTTGGAACTGATGCATCGTCGTTACGATACGGCACTCTTTGCACATAAGATAAAATTGATTAAGGAGAAGATGCCTGATGCCTTTATCGGAGTTGATGTGATGGTAGGTTCTCGTGGTGAACGACCAGAGTATTTTGAGGATTGTTATAACTTCCTTGATTCCCTGCCAGTCACACAGCTCCATGTTTTCCCTTACTCAGAACGACCAGGGACAGCGGCCTTGTCAATCCCTTACGTGGTAGATGAGCGTGAGAAGAAACATCGTGCGCATAAGCTCTTGAAGCTATCGGATGAGAAGACACGTGCTTTTTATGCAGCGCATATTGGTCAGGAGGCAAACGTACTCTTTGAGAAGGCGGCACGTGGTAAGGCGATGCATGGCTTTACGGATAATTATATTCGAGTGGAACTATCGCCTAATCAAGCGAAGGAAGAATACGATAACCAAATACTCCGAGTGCGTTTGGGAGAATTTAATTTCGACCAAAGTTCATTAAAAGCAGAACTCTTATGA
- a CDS encoding PG1828 family lipoprotein — protein MKKLVLMFVAIAAISFASCGNNSKPAANADSTADSAVDSTADSAVVDSANADSAAAQTATPDSVKK, from the coding sequence ATGAAGAAATTAGTTTTAATGTTCGTAGCTATCGCAGCTATCTCTTTCGCATCTTGTGGTAACAACTCTAAGCCAGCTGCTAACGCTGACTCTACAGCTGACTCTGCTGTTGATTCAACTGCTGACTCTGCTGTTGTTGATAGCGCTAACGCTGATTCAGCTGCTGCTCAGACAGCTACTCCAGACTCTGTTAAAAAGTAA
- a CDS encoding SemiSWEET family transporter, producing MTKEKFFTSMGWIGMVTSVLMYVFYFPQIENNLAGQKGTFIQPFMAGVNCTLWVAYGLFKEKRDWPLAIANTPGIIFGFVAAFTAL from the coding sequence ATGACAAAAGAAAAGTTCTTCACCTCTATGGGTTGGATTGGTATGGTAACATCAGTGTTAATGTATGTTTTCTATTTTCCACAGATAGAAAACAACTTAGCAGGGCAGAAGGGAACCTTCATTCAGCCATTTATGGCAGGTGTTAACTGTACCTTGTGGGTTGCTTACGGATTGTTCAAAGAGAAGCGTGACTGGCCATTGGCGATTGCTAACACACCGGGTATCATCTTTGGTTTTGTAGCTGCTTTCACTGCATTGTAA
- a CDS encoding 3'-5' exonuclease — translation MEEKSYTSSLDKYQIPVVEASQGHHLVLASPGCGKTHILAERIRYARERGVKYEDMLCLTFTNRAAREMTNRIQKVVGGDFSELMVGNVHRFCSKFLFEQGRIPADSAIIDDEEAVSIIADYRNEDEEGVTRDFNRYKGYQTIIFFQHFIYQMEHRHSWKYYLHPESFTDDDREAVKHICASQKIEYDEQAVVNIYHHAQEYMDEANAPRLDAKTADRIRVLLWKMYYANCYARYKEENHLFDFEDLLLYTYDIYHSDPTCKRYPWIQVDEVQDLNSMQLAIIDLLTAEDNPMVMYLGDEQQAIFSFMGAKVETLTLLKMRCKGNIHHLQRNHRSPKYLLDVFNDYAEKQLKIDRELLPLSDNDTKATSGDLRIIHSSTIEAEHKDIATEALRLYEQNKEERTAVIVSANSDADRISEAMTEAGLTHFKVSGRDLFDTPDVKLLLAHLSVLSNEHNSIAWTRIMKGVRAFPSHALARRFNWKLKQLALSPSDFLLYPESCYTAEFLRAYNEEEIVVFDTETTGLDVFNDDIIEIAAIRIKGEEVVGEPLDLYIETDKPILPMLGDKENPMYAIYHEKMSFGELLSPSDALRRFLAYVGTSPILGHNANYDYNILDNNLQRYCNDTMQAHENRCFDSLKLIRLLAPSLHSYKLESLLETFQLTGVNSHQAIDDVRATVSLAHLCAEKAREKQAQQEAFIHHPKVKPFANVLRSNYGECYREAVNRLYQLSTNHEPALVNELSTAYNAFRSDGLINDIPRLDYILRYLRIDMLIDETVANALAPQLSQYVMDINTLKEADFCNSKSILERIYVTTVHKAKGLEFDNVIIFDAADGRYPNAYNKTKQQDEEDARKFYVAMSRAKRRLFIAYALQMVDRHGRVFNRELTPLMDSIQKYFN, via the coding sequence ATGGAAGAAAAAAGTTACACATCAAGTTTAGATAAATATCAGATTCCTGTTGTTGAAGCCAGTCAGGGACATCATCTTGTGCTCGCATCGCCAGGATGTGGTAAGACACATATCCTCGCAGAGAGGATAAGATACGCACGAGAAAGGGGTGTGAAGTATGAGGATATGCTTTGTCTTACGTTCACCAACCGTGCTGCAAGGGAGATGACCAACCGTATTCAAAAGGTAGTGGGAGGTGATTTCTCGGAACTGATGGTAGGTAACGTGCATCGTTTTTGCTCTAAGTTCCTTTTTGAGCAGGGTAGGATTCCAGCTGATTCTGCTATTATTGACGACGAAGAGGCGGTGAGTATTATCGCTGATTATCGTAATGAAGATGAAGAGGGAGTGACAAGAGACTTCAACCGATACAAAGGTTATCAGACGATTATCTTCTTTCAGCATTTCATCTATCAGATGGAACACCGCCATTCATGGAAGTATTACCTTCATCCAGAGAGTTTTACAGATGACGATAGAGAAGCTGTAAAGCATATCTGTGCCTCACAAAAGATTGAATATGACGAACAGGCGGTAGTGAATATCTATCATCATGCACAGGAATATATGGACGAAGCGAATGCACCCAGGCTTGATGCAAAGACGGCGGATAGGATTCGTGTACTGCTCTGGAAGATGTATTACGCTAATTGTTATGCCCGATACAAGGAGGAGAATCACCTCTTTGACTTTGAAGACTTGCTCCTCTATACATACGATATCTATCATTCTGACCCCACTTGCAAGCGTTATCCATGGATACAGGTCGATGAAGTGCAGGATCTTAACAGTATGCAGCTTGCTATCATCGACTTACTGACAGCAGAAGACAACCCGATGGTGATGTACTTAGGCGATGAACAGCAGGCTATCTTCTCTTTTATGGGGGCGAAAGTGGAGACACTGACCCTCTTGAAGATGCGCTGTAAGGGTAATATACATCATCTGCAGCGTAACCACCGTTCACCAAAATATCTACTTGACGTCTTTAATGACTATGCAGAAAAGCAACTGAAGATAGACCGCGAACTACTCCCTCTTTCCGATAATGACACTAAGGCTACGTCGGGAGACTTGAGAATCATACATAGTAGTACGATTGAAGCTGAACATAAGGATATTGCCACTGAGGCTCTCCGCCTTTATGAGCAAAATAAGGAAGAGCGTACAGCCGTTATCGTTAGTGCTAATTCGGATGCTGACCGTATCAGTGAAGCTATGACGGAAGCAGGGCTGACCCACTTTAAGGTGTCTGGTCGCGACCTCTTCGATACACCAGATGTCAAGCTATTGTTGGCACATTTGAGTGTACTCTCCAATGAACATAATTCTATAGCGTGGACACGTATCATGAAAGGGGTGCGTGCCTTCCCTTCTCATGCCCTTGCTCGCCGATTTAATTGGAAGCTAAAGCAGTTGGCACTATCGCCATCCGACTTCCTTCTTTACCCCGAAAGCTGTTATACAGCTGAGTTTCTTCGTGCCTACAACGAGGAAGAAATCGTTGTTTTCGATACCGAAACAACTGGCTTAGACGTGTTCAATGACGACATTATAGAGATTGCTGCCATCCGAATCAAGGGTGAGGAAGTGGTTGGCGAACCGCTCGACCTCTACATAGAGACCGATAAACCGATTCTACCAATGCTCGGAGATAAGGAGAATCCGATGTATGCTATCTATCATGAGAAGATGTCTTTTGGCGAATTACTCTCTCCCTCTGATGCCTTACGACGTTTCCTTGCTTACGTTGGGACCAGTCCTATTCTCGGTCATAATGCTAACTATGATTACAACATATTGGACAACAATCTGCAACGCTACTGCAATGACACGATGCAGGCACACGAGAATCGTTGCTTTGATTCGCTCAAACTGATAAGACTTTTGGCTCCGAGCCTTCATTCTTATAAGTTGGAAAGCCTGCTTGAAACCTTCCAACTGACAGGTGTTAATAGTCATCAGGCAATTGATGATGTGAGGGCTACGGTCAGTCTTGCACACCTCTGTGCTGAGAAAGCACGTGAGAAGCAAGCACAACAAGAGGCTTTCATCCACCATCCGAAGGTGAAACCCTTTGCTAATGTGCTCCGTAGCAATTATGGCGAATGCTATCGAGAGGCTGTCAACCGACTTTATCAGCTATCAACCAACCATGAACCAGCCCTTGTAAACGAACTCTCTACTGCTTATAATGCCTTTCGTTCAGATGGCTTAATCAATGACATCCCCCGATTAGACTATATCCTCCGTTACCTCCGCATAGATATGCTGATAGACGAAACGGTTGCTAATGCCCTTGCACCACAGCTCTCGCAGTACGTAATGGATATTAATACGCTGAAAGAAGCCGACTTCTGCAATAGTAAGAGTATTCTTGAGCGTATCTATGTGACGACTGTTCATAAGGCAAAGGGACTGGAGTTTGATAATGTTATCATCTTTGATGCAGCCGATGGACGCTACCCGAACGCCTATAACAAGACGAAACAGCAGGACGAGGAAGACGCTCGTAAGTTCTATGTTGCCATGTCGCGTGCTAAGCGTAGGCTGTTCATCGCCTATGCCCTGCAGATGGTCGACCGCCATGGAAGGGTTTTCAATCGTGAATTGACACCCCTAATGGATAGTATTCAAAAGTATTTTAATTAG
- a CDS encoding DUF6155 family protein: protein MTKLKLKKHLAVLPKEDVINLVLSLYDASAEAKMYLEMYLTPDYSAALERYKKIIRNEFFPARGFYDKPSFATCRKAISDFKKLKADAISLGDLMLYYIELGCEYTMTFGDMWKQYYTTLETNFEKALKHISDHNLEEHFRPRIESMLKSTQCGWGFSDTLWDMYYDYYGCQE from the coding sequence ATGACCAAATTAAAACTGAAGAAACATCTTGCAGTACTACCAAAGGAAGACGTAATAAACCTTGTGTTAAGTCTGTATGATGCAAGCGCAGAAGCGAAGATGTATCTGGAAATGTATCTTACACCTGATTATAGTGCAGCGTTGGAAAGATACAAGAAGATTATCCGTAACGAATTTTTCCCCGCTCGGGGCTTTTATGATAAGCCCTCATTTGCAACATGTCGGAAGGCAATCTCAGATTTCAAGAAGTTGAAGGCTGATGCCATCAGTCTTGGAGATTTGATGCTTTACTATATAGAGTTGGGATGTGAATACACAATGACCTTCGGTGATATGTGGAAACAGTATTATACTACATTAGAAACGAATTTTGAGAAAGCTCTGAAGCATATTTCCGACCATAACCTTGAGGAACATTTCAGACCGAGAATTGAAAGTATGCTTAAGTCAACACAATGTGGTTGGGGCTTTTCCGATACCTTATGGGATATGTATTATGACTATTATGGTTGTCAAGAATGA
- a CDS encoding exonuclease domain-containing protein produces MQDFAAIDFETANFERCSVCSVGVVVVRGGEIVDSFYSLIQPEPNYYHWRCTEVHGLTCADTDGAPVFSEVWKQIEPMIEGLPLVAHNAPFDKGCLKASFYTYQMDYPDYEFFDTLKAARQMLPHLPNHQLQTVSLACGYKLTDHHHALADAEACAWIAREIL; encoded by the coding sequence ATGCAGGACTTTGCAGCGATTGACTTTGAAACAGCAAACTTTGAGCGGTGTAGTGTATGCTCGGTGGGTGTGGTAGTAGTAAGGGGAGGAGAGATTGTTGACAGCTTCTATTCGCTTATACAGCCCGAACCGAATTACTATCATTGGCGATGTACGGAGGTGCATGGACTTACCTGTGCAGATACTGATGGTGCACCCGTATTCAGCGAGGTGTGGAAGCAGATAGAACCAATGATAGAAGGTCTGCCATTGGTAGCACATAACGCACCATTTGACAAAGGTTGTTTGAAGGCTTCTTTCTATACCTATCAAATGGATTATCCCGACTATGAGTTCTTTGATACGCTGAAAGCAGCACGTCAGATGCTTCCTCATCTTCCAAACCATCAGTTGCAAACGGTTTCTTTGGCTTGTGGTTATAAGCTAACCGACCATCATCATGCCCTTGCTGATGCAGAGGCTTGTGCGTGGATAGCACGTGAGATATTGTAG
- the pheS gene encoding phenylalanine--tRNA ligase subunit alpha, protein MLLDKIEELLKEVSTLTAKSADDVEQLRLRYLSKKGEINALMGEFRNVAADQKKVVGMKINELKQSAQNKINELKDQLETSEAQSDDIDLTRTAYPINLGTRHPLTLVKNEIIDIFARMGFTLYQGPEIDDDQHVFTMLNFAADHPARDMQDTFFIERSNTMDVTKNVILRSHTSNDEAHYMSTHEPPIRVLCPGRVYRNEAISARAHCFFHQVEGLYVDKNVSFTDLKQVLLTFAREMFGADTKIRLRPSYFPFTEPSAEMDISCNICGGEGCGFCKHTGWVEILGCGMVDPHDLEACGIDPNVYTGYAFGMGVERIANLKYRVSDLRLFSENDTRFLREFEGA, encoded by the coding sequence ATGTTATTAGACAAGATAGAAGAACTTCTCAAGGAAGTAAGCACACTCACAGCAAAGAGTGCCGATGACGTAGAACAACTCCGTCTGAGATACCTCAGTAAGAAGGGAGAAATCAATGCGTTGATGGGTGAGTTCCGTAATGTAGCAGCCGACCAGAAGAAGGTTGTCGGCATGAAGATTAATGAACTTAAGCAAAGTGCACAGAACAAGATTAACGAACTCAAGGACCAGCTTGAAACAAGTGAGGCACAGAGTGATGATATCGATTTGACTCGTACTGCTTATCCTATTAACCTCGGTACACGTCATCCTTTGACGCTTGTGAAGAACGAGATTATTGATATCTTTGCTCGTATGGGTTTCACACTCTATCAGGGTCCAGAGATTGATGATGACCAGCACGTCTTTACAATGTTGAACTTCGCTGCTGATCATCCTGCACGTGATATGCAAGATACCTTCTTCATTGAGCGTAGCAATACGATGGACGTTACAAAGAATGTTATTCTTCGTAGCCATACTTCTAATGACGAGGCACATTATATGTCTACACACGAACCTCCAATTCGTGTTCTTTGCCCAGGTCGTGTGTATCGTAATGAGGCAATCTCAGCTCGTGCACACTGCTTCTTCCATCAGGTAGAGGGACTTTACGTTGATAAGAACGTTAGCTTTACCGACCTAAAGCAGGTGCTTCTCACCTTTGCGCGTGAGATGTTCGGGGCTGATACTAAGATTCGTCTTCGTCCAAGTTACTTCCCATTCACGGAGCCAAGTGCAGAGATGGATATCAGTTGTAACATCTGTGGCGGTGAGGGCTGTGGCTTCTGTAAGCATACTGGCTGGGTTGAGATTCTCGGTTGTGGTATGGTTGACCCACACGACCTTGAGGCTTGTGGTATTGATCCTAATGTTTATACAGGTTATGCCTTCGGTATGGGTGTAGAGCGTATTGCTAACCTCAAGTATCGCGTCAGCGACCTCCGCCTCTTCTCTGAGAATGATACCCGCTTCCTCCGCGAGTTTGAAGGTGCGTAG
- a CDS encoding DUF4348 domain-containing protein, which translates to MRKAFLLIVCVCVAMITVTTGCSNKKVEGADSAKTDSTAEEEADTIDSVDSATGVIAATPMPKAADQLFDDFFFNFIANKKLQMNRIKFPLPIVNGTKTTELSRKKWKMDYFFRKQGYYTLIFDNEKQMEYSKSTDLDSVIVEKIHLRKGTIEQYWFDHQDGSWKLNQIRTIPFKESYNASFYSFLSRFFANGGKGAVKSPLAYHGADPNGEETNIINTTIPADEWSSFLPEIPNDMIYNILYGQKYSASNRRIITFRGLANGVETQLIFNLNGKDWRLEKIVAY; encoded by the coding sequence ATGAGAAAAGCTTTTTTACTTATTGTGTGTGTGTGTGTGGCGATGATTACAGTCACCACAGGTTGCTCTAATAAGAAAGTAGAGGGTGCCGACAGTGCTAAAACGGACTCCACAGCTGAAGAGGAAGCTGACACTATCGACAGCGTTGACTCTGCCACTGGAGTGATTGCCGCTACTCCAATGCCAAAGGCAGCCGACCAATTGTTTGACGATTTCTTCTTCAACTTCATAGCTAATAAGAAGTTACAGATGAATCGTATTAAGTTCCCATTACCTATCGTGAATGGTACCAAGACTACCGAGTTATCCCGCAAGAAATGGAAGATGGATTATTTCTTCCGTAAGCAGGGTTATTATACGCTTATCTTCGACAATGAGAAGCAGATGGAGTACTCAAAGTCAACCGACTTGGATAGCGTTATCGTTGAGAAGATACACTTAAGAAAAGGTACGATAGAGCAGTATTGGTTCGATCATCAGGATGGTAGCTGGAAATTGAACCAGATTCGCACCATTCCTTTCAAAGAGAGTTATAACGCCTCTTTCTATAGCTTCCTTTCACGATTCTTTGCGAACGGCGGTAAGGGTGCTGTAAAGAGTCCATTGGCTTATCATGGGGCAGATCCTAATGGCGAAGAGACAAACATCATCAACACCACAATTCCTGCCGACGAATGGTCATCATTCCTACCAGAGATTCCAAATGACATGATTTACAACATCCTATATGGTCAGAAATATTCTGCGTCTAACCGCAGAATTATCACCTTCCGAGGATTGGCAAATGGTGTTGAGACACAGCTAATCTTTAATTTGAATGGTAAAGATTGGCGCTTAGAGAAGATTGTAGCTTATTAA
- a CDS encoding sugar O-acetyltransferase — protein MKSERQKALEGELFNAIDPELQEMTLRTKRLVRRLNDCDYADRESKRKIIEQLFGSVGERIHIDVDFHCEYGINIHLGNWVIINMNCTFVDNSRIDIGDNVLIASDVKIYTATHPVNAKERMVAGGGWTVYAKPVKIEDGVWIGGGVVILPGVTIGRNAVIGAGAVVTKDIPANAVAVGNPARVIRYQEG, from the coding sequence ATGAAGAGTGAGCGCCAGAAAGCCTTAGAGGGTGAGTTGTTCAATGCAATTGACCCGGAGTTGCAGGAGATGACACTACGTACAAAACGATTGGTGCGCAGGTTGAACGATTGCGACTATGCTGACCGCGAAAGCAAGCGCAAGATTATCGAACAGCTGTTTGGCTCTGTAGGTGAGCGAATCCATATAGATGTGGACTTTCATTGTGAGTATGGGATCAATATCCACTTAGGCAACTGGGTGATTATCAATATGAATTGCACCTTTGTAGATAATAGCCGTATTGACATCGGTGATAATGTCCTCATTGCTTCAGACGTTAAAATCTATACTGCGACGCATCCCGTCAATGCCAAGGAACGGATGGTCGCCGGTGGTGGATGGACCGTTTATGCGAAACCTGTTAAGATAGAAGATGGTGTGTGGATTGGCGGAGGAGTGGTTATCCTGCCTGGTGTGACGATTGGCCGTAATGCGGTGATAGGTGCGGGTGCGGTAGTGACAAAGGATATACCTGCCAATGCGGTGGCTGTAGGCAATCCTGCAAGAGTCATCAGATATCAGGAAGGATAA